The Cololabis saira isolate AMF1-May2022 chromosome 18, fColSai1.1, whole genome shotgun sequence genome contains the following window.
GCTATTTTATCTCACCTTTAGGTGATTTTAAACTGAGTTACTATAGGCgattctttcatttattttacattttatttatttgcaggcTGTATAACAATATTCatgttcatttcattttattttctcagcCTTATTTCGTATATTAACATACGTCTGTTTCTGCATTTCAGAGCTTAAACATattcaaaaaaaaactttgcaagTGCAATTTCTGGctacaaataaagaaaaatatgaatTATATAATGTGACGACAGAAGACAATTGTAATTTGAAAAGCTGAGTCTTTGAATAGGAAAAGAGGAGCGGGGATTTTCTATTTAGCAattagatttagcaagaaaaaatcataaaaaaaacaatagtaaCAATGAATATAATCATCATAATATTcatcaaaaaaaagaagaaaatagattAAGTAATTTACACATTTCTCTTTTAAGTCTTATGTTCCATGCAGAGGTAGCATCAGTGTCTCGGAGATCTGAGTTTTGTTCCAACAAATTACAATTCCAGGTATTTTTGAAAGAAATTGGTGCCATCCAGACCATCCAGAGTGTTACACACGGCAAGTCCAGAGGCGAGGGTCTGTTATAAGGGGCTTGTGTCACTGGCCTTGGCCTGGGTCATTGACGCTTCTGTGATGGTAACTTTAATGCAGAAAAAGTTTTAGCACAACGTATGCTGCCTTCAACTCTGCATCTTTTCCAGGGATATCAAGGAAAAGGTATGACTGGCCTGCCTGATGTCCTGGAATTTCCCCAGCAGGGATAGTTTGGAACATGTATCACAAAACATTTTACAAAAGTGAAAcacaatgggggaaaaaaaaaacaaatgaagaatacattttacattaaaaagGGCTAAAGCAACACAAAGGGAGTTTTGACACCTTTATCTCAGTGGGCTCCCCCAGAGATGTGGAGATAAGTCTCTCCATTAATGCTGTGAAAATTGCTTGTTTGGATTCTTACGTGGTCACACTCATTTTGTTCTTCTGCCATTACTTTCTTGGGTCTCTTAATCTTCTCTTCCATGATGTCGACTATAATTATGTTAACTAGTTTCACTGTTGCCAGGATAAAAGTCAAACGTCTATAAAATTGTCTGTAAATTGTCTGAAACCCAGATCATGACCCCGGAGCTGGATGAGCTCAAGACGCTGGTAGCTATGGCTTTGATTGATATAAAATGGGCGTCTGCCACCCAGCTTTCTGGGCTTACTGGACCAATTCCTTCTGATCATTCCCAATACAATATTGGACAGTACAAAAGGAAAAAGACTTGGGACATCTGTGCACGATGTCATGGAGGCTTTACCACCAACACTACAGTCTATATTTGCTGATAGTACGGATGGAGGCCATGACAGatagacatccatccatccatacaaggTCACGGGGTCTTCTGGAGACACATTACAAACAAAAGGCAGGGGTACAACAGCTAGACGGTGATTCCTAAGTAGCAAAAAACTCCTTTAGATGAAATTGAATctaatattttaacatgaaaaaagtAATTTGTACTGCTTTAACAGCAGTTCTATCTTTTTTTGCAATATGTTGCAGACCTGAAATGCGTAAAATATATTGGGTTTTTTCTGCCTTCAAAAACAAGTTTAAGTGAAAATACATGTAAGGATCATCATTACATCACTAGGGTCAAAACTATGGTCCATTGTTACCATACAAGGCAAAACACAAACAAGCTCCCCATTGAATATATGACGCGGTGTGTTTCTCTGAGTGCAGGGACCTGTGTGGCACACACACCAGCAGTTTCTTAGATAAAGTCAGCTCTATAAATACATGGGGTGCTTTCAAAGTTTCCATGTCAGCGCTTCATTGTCTTGCACCATAAGGGGATCTAAAGTCCCACAGTTGTAGGAGGCTTGTGGAAATGAGCAGGCAAAAGTGGAATGTGGCACTGTGTGGAGGATGCTGAATTGGCAGATGgcacaggaaaaaaaacttACACCACCAGGAGAATTTTATTGTGGAACTATGTATGAGAACAAACAGAAGCAACAAAATATTTGTCACATCTTAAGGATATAAGTCATAGTAGATAATATTTCAATATCGGATTAATGATAGCCTATGATGTTGCAGTATTAAACTGTAATAAAATGTTGtcttttattgtaatttttgtacaaaataaaaagggtATAACAATGTATGAATAATtgaataaacaacaaaataaaatgagacaCAACCTTGTGCAATGAATGAGAATAAATGTATATTTAGAATATAACACACGTATAAAACGTGTGTAGTGAAACTTACCACAACTGTAGCTTATTAAAGTAGGAGGACCCCATAAAAGCCAAAGTGCATTTTAATATTTGGgaataacatttgaacaataAATGTTATTTGAGTTAacaacgatttaaaaaaaaatttaaatacacGGAACttcaaatgtctttttgttgatGTTTAAATGCAGCCATGCATTGTTTTCGGTTTGCTTACGCAATTACGTCATGACGTTTCCACTAAACGTAATGACAGCGTAACATTTCATTGGATGGACCTTAGCAACCGTCTTGCATCCATAGCAACGACGGGGACGACCAGGAGCAAGTTTGGTTTTACCTATTAATGTGTTAACACGGTCAGATTATTTCATTTAATATATTCTTTTCACTAAAAGTAACTGTTTAAAATGGAGGAGGAAACGCAGCAGACTCGTTCAAAACGGATTTTTGTGAACGACGTTGACGAATATTCCTCCCGTAACATCGCCCAGGTAAATACAGAGGAAGAAGTCGCCGTTACCATCTGAAAAAATGTCCTATCACGTTTTATTCTGCTGTAATTTTCTTGACCTTTTTTGATCAGATTTTATCCTCAGTTTGTTGTTTCCGTATTTGTGAGTTTGGGTGGATGTGTTCCTGTGTGAGTTAAATAGTGTCATCTGCATTAGTCTCTGTGTTATAGAAAACAGAtgaacagacttttttttttctttcatttatccTTCAGCCAGTTAAAATCTGCCTGCTTGGTCCTCCAGCTGTTGGGAAATCCACTGTTGCTAAAAAGCTCTGCCAGCATTACAAAATACACCACATCAGCATCAAAGAGATGATTGAGGAGAAGATTTCCCAACTGGTCAGTGGAAGCACAACAGCATTATTTTACAACATTCTGTATCATTTTCCTCTTGCTGCTGTTGTGTGATGACTGCGGACTTATACTGCCCTCTTGTGGGTAGTTATTTATGAAAACGtgatgtaataaataaatacatcaacaTCACCTACAAGTACGTTATACACAGAGAAAGTGAAGGCACTGGACACATTAACATACAAATACTGTTTGTTATGTGTTTTCTTTGTGAAACAGAATGAGATGATGAGTGAAACCGACTCAGAATACGTCAGTGAAGAGGCAAAAGCTGCTGCACAGGACCAACTGGAAAAAATGAACACCAGCATGGACATGAATCAAGGTTGGTCCAAAAAAACAAAGGCTTGTTTACATGTCATGCTGACAAATGAAAAATGAGATACATACCCTGAGGATTGTAAAAGTGTGGAAAGGTGACATAGTCAAACACATATCTGGTGTGGTGACAAAGGAATGAGCAATTTTACAGGAAATGTTGGGCTTTATTCATCTGTGGTTACGTTTTTGATGTCAAACTGAGAGCTTTTTGTCTTCTGAGTCTTTAATGCCTCAGGCCGATTGGCTGAACATGAAGTTGTTGACATATTGCGAGAAAAACTGAACTCAAAGTCATGTAGGAACCAAGGATTTGTTCTTGAAGACTTCCCAAAGACTTATAAACAAGCAAGGACTTGTTTCTCAGGTGAGTTTTAGCTATTAATCTTGTTGTTGATGGCATATAATGTAGGCTTTATGTtgtaatatactgtatgtgtgtttcTTTTGATCAGAAGACACTGACACAGAAGAACAGAGTTTGGATTTGATGTTTGAAAGATCAGAATACAACAAGACCATAACTCCAGGTTGGCTGTCTAACATCGGTTCATCACTAAAACCAGATTTACACGGTTCACGATCATTTGTATTTGTCTTAATGATTGCAGAGCATGTTTTTGTCCTGGATGCATCTGATGACTTCCTGATAAAGCGCATACAGGGACTTCCGGAGAGCGTAGCTGAGAAAATGGGCTACACCCAGGATGAATTCATGGCTCGTCTGAACAAATACAGACACCTCAAGGCTGGAACCATGTTGGACTTCTTTGATCACCAGGAGATTTACACGGAACATATTGGTACGGTCTGCAGTCACGTTAAACTACAGGAGTTTACACAGTTGAGTTCAATATCACAACTTCTGTTGCAGAGCAGCACACACCACCATCTCTGTCCTTAGACTTAGGCTAAGGAGAAGCTGAAAAGCAAATGAGCGTACATTGTGTTTACACAACCTGTAAATTCACAGTAAAAAGCATCTTAAAGACAAAATCAGTCATTGTATAAGAACAACTCTCTTCTTCTCTGCGTGTTCTCCAGAGGTCAGTGCAGATGATCCAGAGTACACAGATGTTCTAAAGAAGATCACAGAGGTCGTGGGCCCGACTCCAGAAGAGCAGGAAGAGGAGAACCGAAAGAGAGAAGAGGAGAACGGAAAGAGAGAAGACGAGAGGAGGCAGAAACTGGCTGCAGAAGCTGTAGAGAGAAAACGCAGGCAAGAAGATGAGCTGGCTGAGAGTGCCGCACAGTATGACGAATGGGTAAGCTCAGAGATAAAGCCTGCTGCCGTTAAGTGAACATGAGGAGgagcaagaaaacaaacaacactTCGATTATGTTTATCAGCAGAAAAATCTGCAGGTGGTGAAGCAAGAGGAATGTGAGCTTCAGGAGGCTCAGTCTTATGATCTGAGGAGCTACCTGATGAAGTATGTGATGTCCGATCTCTCTGAGGCCATGGCAGAATGCTGCAAGATCAAACCAGAGGACCCCGTTGACTTTTTGGTAATTTTAACACAGACTCTCTAAAATATGAATCACTTAGAACAGCAGATCGATACAACTCtttgtttattcttttttgttttcacagGCTGAATATATTTTACGGACCAACCAAGAAGAAGAATGAACCATAACGGAGCATGTGATTCAACCCACTAACTGTGTTTAAGATTATATGAGAACATGCTGTGATGAAAAAGACGTTTTATTTAGCAATAATTTAAGCAACTTTTGTTTTATCGAGTCAAGGCAGACATTTGTTTAATATTCAAATTAGTAATCCAGTCATCAGATGTAAATGTTACATCATTCACGGATGGCCACAAGAAACCTCTGTATGCAGAAATGATCATTTGTTTTTTAGAAATTTAAAGTGACCTTGAGTATTAAAAAACACATAGAAAAATtctgctgaaaaaaaagaaaaaaaaagaaaactctgtGCACAATGtgtacatttttattaaatttcCTGTTATCTGTGACCAAGTGATCATGATCTTTAAGAGGATGGTTGATGGTTCATGAACCAAGAACAGAAGAAGTCCGGTTGTAAAGAAAACAAGCAGAAGGATGGTGGGCAAAAAGCCAAAAACTAGATCTAAACAGACACCAATAAAAGGTTAAAGACTGAACAAGGTGATCCAACTAACAGGCTCCAGATGTGGGGTCATCATCAATTGAAAACAGGTTCAATACCAAAGAGCAGGAAactaaaatgaagaaaaataaaaattaaacaaGGGTACATTAAGCTGACGGAATCACAAGCCATTTCActtcaaagaaaaaagtaaagtaaaggcAAAAGTGGATCCTCGAAACACTGCTTATTGTACACAATGAGTCAATCATATTTATTGGCAACACAAGCGGACAAATACACTTTTATGTGGGGGAAAGAAATCACATTATGACTTAGAatatgataaaaaccaatttaaatgaaaaataaacccTAAACGGTACAGAAATCACATGGAAAACATCAAACGTCTAACAGTGTGTGACCTGTGATGAATATCAGTTCACTGTGTGCACGACTGCAGGTTTCCAAAGTGAGCGATCTGGTGACTCAGCAGCAGAGACAGCTCTTACTGGAAGAACACTAAAAGCTGCTAATGGTTTCTACATGGAATCACtataatatatctatatatatgtatacaaagCTGCTCTTCCAGCACTAGGTGGTGCACATAGTCCTAGTATAAACATTTCGACGGGCTATTTTTGCGTTGAGGTCGATTTTTCCCAAACTTCCCCAAAGCCAAGGCAGTATTGGTGTTATATCCactcaaaacagtgtttttcttcGCTccgtttaaaaaaatgaatgaaaaagaaTTGTGGCTGAGGAAAAGATCTTTGCCATACTGTTGTAAACTCTCCCATAAAGTAAGAATGTTAGCTCCAGTTGTTGTGGCTATTTAAGACAGTCTGGCATCTGCAGTCCTTTGTAGTCTGTTTTTGACCGAGGAACTGTCGGCCGTCTCACTTACAGTACATGGAAAATCATTCAGCATA
Protein-coding sequences here:
- the LOC133418648 gene encoding adenylate kinase 7-like isoform X2; protein product: MEEETQQTRSKRIFVNDVDEYSSRNIAQPVKICLLGPPAVGKSTVAKKLCQHYKIHHISIKEMIEEKISQLNEMMSETDSEYVSEEAKAAAQDQLEKMNTSMDMNQGRLAEHEVVDILREKLNSKSCRNQGFVLEDFPKTYKQARTCFSDTDTEEQSLDLMFERSEYNKTITPEHVFVLDASDDFLIKRIQGLPESVAEKMGYTQDEFMARLNKYRHLKAGTMLDFFDHQEIYTEHIEVSADDPEYTDVLKKITEVVGPTPEEQEEENRKREEENGKREDERRQKLAAEAVERKRRQEDELAESAAQYDEWQKNLQVVKQEECELQEAQSYDLRSYLMKYVMSDLSEAMAECCKIKPEDPVDFLAEYILRTNQEEE
- the LOC133418648 gene encoding adenylate kinase 7-like isoform X4, yielding MEEETQQTRSKRIFVNDVDEYSSRNIAQPVKICLLGPPAVGKSTVAKKLCQHYKIHHISIKEMIEEKISQLNEMMSETDSEYVSEEAKAAAQDQLEKMNTSMDMNQVVDILREKLNSKSCRNQGFVLEDFPKTYKQARTCFSEDTDTEEQSLDLMFERSEYNKTITPEHVFVLDASDDFLIKRIQGLPESVAEKMGYTQDEFMARLNKYRHLKAGTMLDFFDHQEIYTEHIEVSADDPEYTDVLKKITEVVGPTPEEQEEENRKREEENGKREDERRQKLAAEAVERKRRQEDELAESAAQYDEWQKNLQVVKQEECELQEAQSYDLRSYLMKYVMSDLSEAMAECCKIKPEDPVDFLAEYILRTNQEEE
- the LOC133418648 gene encoding adenylate kinase 7-like isoform X3, which translates into the protein MEEETQQTRSKRIFVNDVDEYSSRNIAQPVKICLLGPPAVGKSTVAKKLCQHYKIHHISIKEMIEEKISQLNEMMSETDSEYVSEEAKAAAQDQLEKMNTSMDMNQGRLAEHEVVDILREKLNSKSCRNQGFVLEDFPKTYKQARTCFSEDTDTEEQSLDLMFERSEYNKTITPEHVFVLDASDDFLIKRIQGLPESVAEKMGYTQDEFMARLNKYRHLKAGTMLDFFDHQEIYTEHIEVSADDPEYTDVLKKITEVVGPTPEEQEEENRKREEENGKREDERRQKLAAEAVERKRRQEDELAESAAQYDEWKNLQVVKQEECELQEAQSYDLRSYLMKYVMSDLSEAMAECCKIKPEDPVDFLAEYILRTNQEEE
- the LOC133418648 gene encoding adenylate kinase 7-like isoform X1 translates to MEEETQQTRSKRIFVNDVDEYSSRNIAQPVKICLLGPPAVGKSTVAKKLCQHYKIHHISIKEMIEEKISQLNEMMSETDSEYVSEEAKAAAQDQLEKMNTSMDMNQGRLAEHEVVDILREKLNSKSCRNQGFVLEDFPKTYKQARTCFSEDTDTEEQSLDLMFERSEYNKTITPEHVFVLDASDDFLIKRIQGLPESVAEKMGYTQDEFMARLNKYRHLKAGTMLDFFDHQEIYTEHIEVSADDPEYTDVLKKITEVVGPTPEEQEEENRKREEENGKREDERRQKLAAEAVERKRRQEDELAESAAQYDEWQKNLQVVKQEECELQEAQSYDLRSYLMKYVMSDLSEAMAECCKIKPEDPVDFLAEYILRTNQEEE